TTTGTGCGCCTCACGGCAGCCATGCATCAGGAAGGCTCCCATCAGCAGAATGCACGCGATCAGGCTCCAAAAGAGAATGCGTTGATAGCGCGGAATCATTGCGTGGCTCCTGCGTGTGGGCCAGAGCCAGAGTCTGTGGGAGACGGTGCATTGTGCGTGCGAAAGGATGCCAGTCCGGTTGCGATTGCATTGATGATGCGCTGCTGATAGGCCACATCGGTGGGGGCAGTTGTATTCCCAGAAGATTTCAGTGGTGCGATCTCAATCGCAACTGATGGGCAAATCAGATTGTCGATCGGGGGAACTGACGCACGAAGAAGCAACACGGGGACATGCGCTGCATCGAGAGCGAGGCCAACCTCATTCGCCAGGCGCAGGCTCATCGGTAGAACAGCGGCTTGTGCCTGACTCCAGGGAAGCACCCGATTGAGCGAAGGGTTTCCTTCGGGAAGGGAAGAAGAGATCAGATGAACGCCTGTACCCGTGGAACTTGCATGAATCACGATGCACGCAATGGGACGGTCGTGGTTCGCGATTCCTGCGCGTTGGTCCGTTGGAATTTCATTGGCAGGATCGGAGTCTCGAGTCATTACTACCGTAAACCCTTGGGCTGTAAGCGCGGGGCGAAGTCGTTGTGCGAACGTCAGCGTTACGTTTTTTTCTACCGCGCTGTTGGCCAGTTGCGCTCCTGCATCGGGTCCTCCATGGGCCGGATCAAGAACGACTAAATTGCGATAAAAGGCCGGTAGGGGTCTTGGAGGCGCTGGCTGGGGAGTCGCCGTCACGCCTGGAGTCGCCGGAGCAGGAACTGGCCGCGGCGTTCCCTGCGCAAGGGCCGCGCAGTGCAATCCTCCAATCAGAAGAGAAAGCGCGGCTTTGAGGATGGAGGTGTGAGTTTCAGTCACGGTTTGGGGAGTCTATCCAATCCTGTTCGGCAGTTGTTTCAAAGGCCCTACCGAAAATATACTGTCTCGGCAGGGCCTTGAGCCTGTTTCGTCGTACTGAAGTTTAATCGAGAGCGTAGATTGCTAGTCCGCTCAGCAGCTTGGGATAGAAGTCGGTCGACTTCTGTGGCATCACATCTCCCGCCAGCGAGACATCCTTCAACTGTTCCAGCGTAATCGGCTTGATCAGGAAGGCGATGTTGGCATCTCCCTCGGTCACCATCTTTGCGGCCTCGTCGGCCTCGCGTAGATAGCTTACGCTGCCCAGGCGCGTAATGGTTTCCTGATCCAATCCCAGCAACTTATCGAGCACCACGCGATGCAATTGCACGACATCGAGCTGTCGCTGGCGTTGTGGTACGTCCTGAAGCAGCTTGTCGATGACGTCCGTCTTCGCGGTGAGGAGATAGCTGCCATCGATCGTGACTGCGATGAAGGCCGTTCGGTCCGTGCTTGAGAGCACAGAGAGATTGGGGGAGGCTAGTTCCTTGATGTCGAAGTAGGCGCTGGCACGCGTAATAAAGTCCGGAGAGGAAAAGTTCTCCAGCCCATGAACAACGCGGTGGGTCGGCAGAATCGTGATTCCCGGAGCGTCCATGTTGACGAAGGTCATCATCATCGCCGCCTCGGGAAACGGAGGAGCAGGCAGATTTCCGGGAGAGAGCTTTTCGTCCTCGTCGAGAGGTTGGTTCAAGGGTAGCTTCAACTGTGCCGAGCGTTCCTTGGCATAGGCGACTGAGGTTTCGTAGCGGTGGTGTCCATCGGCGATGATCAGTTTTTTGTCCGCTATGGCCGTAACAAGAAGGTTGATCAGAGCCGGATCGGTCAGCTTCCATACGCGATGCACA
This portion of the Edaphobacter sp. 4G125 genome encodes:
- a CDS encoding DUF1015 domain-containing protein; translation: MARIYPFRALRYDPARVNMEDVVTQPYDKISPAMQDRYYETSPYNLIRVILGKHLAGDNDQENVYTRAAETLKDWRKEGILKEEAEPALYGYSQTYTVPHTNEVRERRGFIALGHLYDYADKVVYRHEQTFPKHKSDRMSLFKATRTYCEQIYMLYSDPAFTAEKLIFGVEGPDGKDENPADLAITDEYGVVHRVWKLTDPALINLLVTAIADKKLIIADGHHRYETSVAYAKERSAQLKLPLNQPLDEDEKLSPGNLPAPPFPEAAMMMTFVNMDAPGITILPTHRVVHGLENFSSPDFITRASAYFDIKELASPNLSVLSSTDRTAFIAVTIDGSYLLTAKTDVIDKLLQDVPQRQRQLDVVQLHRVVLDKLLGLDQETITRLGSVSYLREADEAAKMVTEGDANIAFLIKPITLEQLKDVSLAGDVMPQKSTDFYPKLLSGLAIYALD
- a CDS encoding N-acetylmuramoyl-L-alanine amidase — translated: MTETHTSILKAALSLLIGGLHCAALAQGTPRPVPAPATPGVTATPQPAPPRPLPAFYRNLVVLDPAHGGPDAGAQLANSAVEKNVTLTFAQRLRPALTAQGFTVVMTRDSDPANEIPTDQRAGIANHDRPIACIVIHASSTGTGVHLISSSLPEGNPSLNRVLPWSQAQAAVLPMSLRLANEVGLALDAAHVPVLLLRASVPPIDNLICPSVAIEIAPLKSSGNTTAPTDVAYQQRIINAIATGLASFRTHNAPSPTDSGSGPHAGATQ